ACAGCTAAGAACTTCTTTCACAGAACTGATGTCTCTTTCTCCCCACTGTATTATTGTGTGTGTTTTTGTTTCTCGATTCTTTGAGTAAAGACTAATGATATTAcatcaaagaaaagaaagaatattTGGAAGCTTTTGGAGATGGGAGGGGAGgctttacacacacacacacattcatcCTAACCTCTCTCTTAATATagtagagtgagagagagagagtgagcgaCAAGAGCCAGAGAGGTTAATCCCCCCTTTATCCTAAAGAATATATTATATGCAAGAAAAGAGAAGGAGAGGTGATGTGGATGGAGCAATATTGTTAGCTCATGGGAGACCAGAGTTAATTTTCAATTAGTTAGAGGTTTGCTTTTTCATTTGTTATTCGTGCGTTGATGATTGTCAATTTTTGATACATGTAGAGTTTATAGTAGAACTTCCCTGCAATAACAATTAACTGTATAATCACCATTTTTAGAGCGGGAGTTACAATTTCATATTcttgattatatttaatattttatgagTGTACTTGTCTACTCACTTGTAATTTGTTTATAAGGCTAATTTTCAAACACATTTTTGGACCTCTCATGCatcattttttatatatttatagacATCAGactaaataaattaaacgaAAATAAAAGACATGATTAAGCTTAAATGTGTAGGAGAATAAAAATGATGTGTGTTTATCATTACCATGAACTGCCATGTAatgtaatttataaaatataatctaAAAAGTATGGTCATCCTAGTGTTTTCATTatcattttttcttatttattttaaagtacTAATGTCAGGACAAAAGCCCTTCATAGTCGTTATCATTGTCTAATAatcaactttaaaaaaaataaaatcaatcaaattagAAGCCATTCAGTTATCATTTGCATTAGTTCATCATAAGGATGAACTGGTTGGACAAATTTGAAGTTATTTGTTGCAACTTAATTactaaatgattttcaatttGATTACTTGTGCATAAAGATAACTTTTTATTTAAGATAAAAATATGAACAATTTTGATTATGACGCATGTATTGTAAAACCCGATTAATCATAATAAGCATATGAACACAAGTATTTTTCCATTTAATATTAGCAAAAAGTGCAAAAGGGAGAAGAAACCATAAAGACGCAATACTAAACTGGATATAGATATGCACAATCTGGCAAGTGGCATTGAATCAAAACGATGAAAGGCGCTTTGTTGGTTCCCACACCATCTCCAATTGTTgggttaaaaaatatttttaaatgactgaaagtttTTTTAGAGAgattattttgaaatttaattacaatttaatTCTAAAAgagcattttaagtgttttcaacaaatttattttttagaaaatgcACTTCAAGTACTTTCCAAACAAACTTTATATCAGTAAATGAAATAGACTAGAAAACGAAAACGCATTCCAAACTAGAAGGGAAATGGTATTTTATTCCATACACGAATTAAAAAGGCATGATTTTGAAGCAAACTAAAgcctagtttttatttaatttttctatcagCATAGGGGATGAGACGAGTGAGACTTTTAAAACTAGAATATGTTAAGAGGTCGATCCCTTGTAatacaataataaaagaaaCTTTAACTTTCTTCATTATGAGCATCTGGTATTTTTTGGGTAATTTGTTgtaagataaaatttcaactttcttcattatGAGCATTCTGTATTGTTTAGACAAATGCATTTCTTGAATAGACGCTCGAAAATTTTATAGAATTTAGCGTTTAATTATAAGCACTTAAATTGTAATATATACTATAGATAATGTGATTTTGTGAGGAAGTTTCAACTAGAACTTCAGGGATTGAAGACACAAAAGAGAAGTGAAATGGTGATGGTTGGCAGCTCTCCCACCACCCCCGCCACCACCCTATCGTGCATTGACCATATGCACGTTATAGCATGATGGGAAAGCAGAAAACAAAGTTCTGGGAAAGATTtgcaaataaataaagaaatggGAAAATCAGTAGAGGACAAAATAACACTTTGTCAGGCTTTGATATGGATGATCTTGTCTGAATCATTAAACTTAAAGAACGTGAAAGACATGCAACTTGTAGtcttgtatttctcttttatcACCAAAAGATTTGCGATTTGTATGTAAGCATcaaaatatgagagagagatCAAACATAATCTCCGCATCATATCTTTGGTCATTATAATCATCGTTTTCTTGATTGtttgataataaaatatttaaaattttcaaggtaCGTTTTAATTTGTGACTTAACAGTTAAGTCATGCATAGAGAGATCTTATGTAACTGTACAATAATTAGATTGTATAGAAGTGACATCATTAAGTGAGACATACTGTTATAGCTGAACTATaaaaattcattcattcttgAATTTAATTTCAAGATTATATAACAAAAGTGAGTGCACGCACTCATTACTCTCCGCATTTGATCTCAAATTCATTAGCGAATGACAATATTTCTTGATTTACGAAGACAACATTTCTATATAGTTATTATCATCATTTTGATAATcgagtattattattttctggttGTAAAGTTCCAATACGTCCTCACATGGATGGTATTTTGGAGCATGAATAATAAGGAGATAccttattttacaaaattgttTAAAGTTTCTTCCCCCACTGAAGAAGAGACTGGGTGAATGACAgaatgtgtttgtgtttttggagTCTGGATTCtagccggatcctctttgtgaggatctcaagAATCTGTTAATcgtatccgtttatcgtacatcgtacggtcaaaaatcattttaaatatttttatttagaaataaacataaacagtatttgacaaaaattgatcaCACGATATATGATAAAAGGATGTGATTCACAAATCTctaggatcctcaccaaaaagatctggagaggatcttgTTGGGTGTTTGTTAATGACATACCATGTGAAAAAGTACTCACTTACTCACCACTCAAATGTGTGCTTGtcacaaattttttaatatcttAATTATACACTTTTAGCATTGTAAAACGAAAAATactatgaaaaattaatttttagagATTATGATAGATAACATAATGTTTCAGTTGATAATTagtaaataaatcaaattgttatttatCATGTCATGTAATTTacataatataatttaaataataatttctcTAGTTTAACACTGcaaaacaatatattttgtGAACTTTTTGATCACTTTGGGTGCACTACTTTTGTGACCCCCATAAAGTATTAAAGTTGAGCAAAAACTTTACGGACCTCCAAAAACAGTATACCATGCAAATTGTCTATTTGGGTTGGTGTGTCGTCAGTTTAggtttatacttaaaaacaaGGTATTTTGGTGACGAGGAGAACGGTATACGAATAATCGCGTTCTTAAGTacaaacttttctttttatctttttggttttttcatcATCTTGTAACTTTGTATAATGACTAGATTTACAAATGATTTAACCATTTAGTTACTATTTAAATGTCAACTATGCGAAAAACAATCTAATCAGAAAGCGTTTAACCATTTGGTTACCATTGTGAAAACTTTAATGTTTATTGAGCAACATTTGAATTGGATAACAATTAGATGACTAAATAATTTTGTATGTGGTTGATTTTTGCATTGATATATTAGATTATCATGCAACTGTACATGATGAGACCGAAAGCGAGAAAGTTTAAATGAGAGGGTTCTAGCTCAAATACCTTCTAATATATTAGATTAGGTATGGACCCCATGATACGTGTAAGAGATTTAGCTGGTCGAGCACCTTAGATCATCTCCAATggtgacctaaaacctaaattttccttcccccccccccccccccccccaaaattcACTCCAATCCAAAACCTAAActaaacctaaaacctaaaacccaaaaggaagACAAATACCAGCCACAATTTAGCCCACAAATTCAAGTGGGACCCATGGATGAAAGTGAAATCTGGGCTGTGAAGCCCACACCCCAAAACCCACTCGCCCAACGCGGTACACACGCCAAGGACCTTTCCAGCCGAGGCCCACCCACGTGGGGCTGTCCCCCTTGCGTGTCAACATCACTGTAGCCCAACGACTACTTTTCTTCATCCAACGGCCAGTTTAATTGGaccgttggttaatccaacggtccacgttcaaattttttttttatatttatatatttattgtcttttttattttttaagtttatgtggtttattaaatgtcgttggtattaagtttatgtggtttatgttgattttcatgtattgatttagtgatttttcaaaatttatcggaatttaaatattttaagcttaaaatgttcataaaattaatttaggatagtctacataaatttttttttttaaaaagttaatttaaaaaaaaaaagccttaattcattctttgataatctggggctaaaattttaagccagaaGGGTTTGaatagaaaagctgtttctgggctaaaacctaaattttctgggctaaatatttttaggttttaggtcaccattagagatggtcttaacgaagtaaatgaaaaaattattatattttggaACTTGTGTTTTAGTTTCCCTTCTCCATGGAAGAGATTTGAAGCTCAGAGCTGCACCGCCAACTTATATGCTAATCTGATGGTGATTTCATGTATAGAGGTGACGCAAACcatgacaaagttgaaaaactGTGAGTTGTGCGATCATCCTAATGACCATGCCTCCATGCCTTCACCACCAATTCGTCCTCAATTAAGTACTCACATCACATGTTAAGATTTCCACActacaaaaatttaaaagaaaaaaaattctggACTAACTACACTATATGattttattatgtattttagtaTATGCCCACACACATACtgtgtgtgaaatttttttttctcgagTGAGAGAGAACGTGAGAgtggatgagagagagaggtttatttttaaatttttttaaaattagagaTGCTAAAATCACATGTAGATgaggcttaaaaaaaaaaaaaaagcagaattTTGTTCTGAGAATATTATGTTACTGCCTTTAACTTTTTtattgtgatagaagactaaatagtcttttcacattcttttggttgataaagaTGGTTCTAGTAATTGTACCAAGAAGTGGATACATTtttcaaaaccacaaaaaaaaaaaaaaaaaaaaaaagaagatattaggcttaataacattattaaatttcttcgattatactttacatggatacattctcaaatcaatgaaatagaatgtatccatataagttaaaaaaatagattagaaaaaaattgaatggattttatacaaaaaaatgagtacattgtatattaaaaaaatgatacattttacatataacaattTGGTATAtctaagaatgggtacatttaagactaaaaaaaatttagacttCAATTTTCTGACTAAGTGACACACCTCAACCTAGATCGAGGTGTGCTGGCCAGCACGCCTCGATctaggttggggtgtgtcagtttggtatcagagccaatccctggccggatgtgtgccgatgaggacgtcgggcccctaaggggggcggattgttacatcccacatcgcctagggatGAGGAttctataagccttatatgtatattctcatctctacctaacacgaggccttttgggagctcactggctttgggttccttaggaactccgaagttaagcaagtttgcgcgagagcaatcccattaTGGGttacccactgggaagttctcgtatgagttcccagaaacaaaatcgtgtaggtgtggtaggggcccaaagcagacaatatcgtgctacagtggagttgagcctgggatgtggtgggggcttaggccgggatgtgacactaagTGTATGAGTTTGATTCCCAAATTTTCAAGTCCATAGTAGAAAACCTAACTATATGTTTGCCCCTTGAACTTTAGGTGTTGTTTGATTTGTGATGTAAGACAAGACATGGGTCAATTCTgatgaaaaaaacaaagaaaataaaatatttgattggaAAAGAAGAATAAGTTCAGAAATATTGGATTCAATCAATATGGCGACATAAAAGGTAGCAAGAAATATTCTGATGTTAGAAAGGCAACAAGACTCATTAATGagttttttgtgtttaatgccAAAACTATTGCTTAGACTTCCAAAACCACAAAATAAAGTTTGTaataaattttgaactttttaatttCCGTCCCAATGCATGTCTTTTAATTTCCTAAGATCCCTGAGCTTCCACAGAGGCTGTGATTGAGTTTATTTAAGCCGTTTGGCTCCCAAATTAATGCATCATTAAAGAATTATTCAAATAAACTTTGTGATTTTCTCCCAAAATTTGGTGGATTCCAAAACATTGTTCTTCAAGGGCTTACCCTAGTATCCCTTCTACGCTCGTGCTGCGTCATTTTGATTCAATGATGACAACACTAGAGATGACTCTAGTTAATGTGAATCGCCCGGAACTAAGTCGACTGACCTCTCATCAGTTTTCTACTGATGCGAGCTAAGCCGAGTGCACTCTCTAGACAACGACACCACTGAGCTGATTAgcacaaaattttcttcttttgcagTTCAACTCTTTTCCTTGCCTACTACTCCAGGTGTTTCAACTTTGACCCATCCAATGGTCACCCGCCTTAGCAATGGAATCTCCAAACCCAAAACTCGCACTAATGACATTGTGGGGTATCCTCTTTCACATGCTCTTTTAGCATCTATTAATTTTGATGAACCTAGTTCTTATTCTTAGGCCTCTAAACATCACGAAATCATGAATGGCGTTTAGTTATGAACGAGAAAATTAATGTTTTTCTCCGCAAATAAACTTGGTCCCTCATTCCTCCTCGACCTGGGCAAAACATTATTGGTTGCAAATAGGTGTTtcatattaaacaaaaattagatGACTCTATTGACCTCTATAAAGCTTGCTTAGTGGCAAAGGGTTTTCATGAACGTCCTGACATTGATTATATAGAGACCTTTAGCCCTATTGCCAAATTGACCAATTCAGAATGTCTTAAGCCTTGTCTCGAAATTGGCCTTAGCGTCAATTATATGTCAAAAATGCTTTTTTACTTTAGTTTCTCTAGGAAGATTTTACATGGCCTAGCTTCTTGTCTTTGTGGATCATGCTCGCCCTCATTTTGTTTGTCTTCAAAAGTCACTTTACAGTCTGAAGTTGGCTCCTTGAGCAAATTAGCTCTTTCTTATTTCATCTTGGCTTCACTCAAAGTCCTGCAGacttatctatttttttttttatcaatgttTATACACCATTTTCTACTACTTGATGTTAATGACATTCTGCTCACTAGCAATTCATTTGACTTACTTGACCAGTTTATTGCTATTCTTGTTTATAGGTCTCACGTGACTCCACTAGTCTTCATATTCATTAACCGAAGTATGCTCATGATCTTTTACAAAAGTTTGATATGGCTTCCTACAAACCTGCCTCCACGCTTCTCTCCAACAATGTATCTTAAGTTGGTTGGTTCTCTCTAGCATCTCACTTGTCCTGATATTGCCTTCTTTGCCAACATCATTGCCAGTATATGAGCTCTTCCCGGACTACTCATGTCATTACTGCCAAGCGCATATTACGTTATGTCAAAGGGACTCTTGACTTCAACATCCATCTTCGTCCACAACATTCTTTTGCTACTTGGTTGCATATTTCGATGTTGATAGGGCGGGCTATTCTGACTCATGTTGCTCCACCATTGGCTATCTTATCTACCTTGGTTCTAACCTTACATCGTGGTGTTCCAAGAAGTAGCCTACTATGTCTCGCTCTAGTACTAAATTAGAGTACTGCTCTCTTGCACATGCATGTGCCAAGATGACTTTACTTTGCTTTTTGGTTGGTGAGCTTGTTGTCTATCTTTTCATGTACTCTTACATTGTGCTAACCTCAGTGCCACCTATTTAGAGGCTAATCTTGTTCATCATGCTTGTACTCGGCATATTAAACTTGATTACCACCTTGTCTGAAAAACTAGCCCTTGGCAATCAAAGGGTATGATACATCTCTTCCGCTTATTAGCTTGTTAATCTTCTCACCAAAGCTCTCCAACCTCGTTATCATTAGCTCTGTTCTGAACTCGTCAGATCAAGGGCATCCAGTTTGCGGGTGGTTGGGTGTGGGGAGTtagattaaagaaaattaatccCGAATCGTTTTCCTTTTGATTGCATATATTATAGGAATGTAATTTTCAGTTGTCACTAGTGAGTAGGTTTCCTACCTAAATAGAAATTAGTAGAACCCTTTCTgtattgtaatatttttcacACATCAATACAAAGAGTATTATTTCTACAAGTTAAAATTTcactttaaatatatataaaatgattggaGATACTCTAAGTGGTCATTTGCTAGTAGATAAAATAGGTATTACATATATTTACATGCGCTTAAAAATGGGCACATTTTATTATGTCAACTTTGAGTGTCGAGCGCCACCATTTGTCATCGTTAAAAACACCTTCAAAAGTTTAAAGACTAACTTTGGTGTATCACGCAGTTGTCCTATTTTTTTCATCCGCCTATGTTGACATCCCCTATGAATTTCTTTTCTACAAGAGATAGTGGGTGGGGGAGAATTGAACATAAGATCTCGAATGCAAATATAAATGTTCCCGCCCACCATTATTCCTTGTTGTGGCAAACATTTTGAGCCGGAAAATGATTTatgtacacttttttttttaccttacacactcttttgttgttttccgAGTCATTGGATTGAgaaaattgagagagaattAATAACCATAATTAAGACAAGGAGTAAGTCGAACCCACTAAAACTTTCCACTTACAAATACAAATGCATAAGCATATCACTAATTTGCCACAATAGCTTCTTATGAAAATGGTTGGTTTGGATACTTTGGTATAGGCCCTTTTCAAAGCTCGGGCTTGATGAGATGGGCGATTAATAAAGCATTCTTTAATGGTAATAGGCCCAAACGCTTCTTATCCATTCAACCCCACAAAGCGAtaacataagaaaaatatttttgtttcttgataTACAAACTTGAACGGCCATTAATGGCCCCTCCTCTCTCCCGCCACAGTCCGTACCATACGAGCTTCCTTCATCACTATTCACGCCCGCGCCTTTGTCCGTACAATTTCACCGATGCTCCTCTTCACATTCTCACTCCTACCAGGTAACTTCTTTTTACAAAGTCttctttactttttgtttttccaaaacCCATTTCCAATCTCCTTGTATAAAAGCTAATAAAGCTTAGATAAAATGTAGTATAAAGAATACATGAAGCTAACTGTTGTATgttttttgctaatttttgtcGTTTTTGGTAATTTCTCTTTCAATATTTGATGACAGTTtgtgggttttctttttctgtaaTATTTTGAGTAGGTGCTTTGCTACATTGGTTTAACAACATCATTTCTCAAGAAATGGGATGTTGTGGGGATGTTGCAGAGGCCAAAGCCATTCGGTTCAAGCAATCATACGGGTTTGAAGAAAAGGTAATTAGTTTTTCTCCTGGCCTTCAGTAatgattttcttttggttttccatCATTGCATTTTCATTTGCATTTGAACTCATGCTCTTACTTTACTTGATATTTGAGTTGATAATTTAATGGCATGCCCCAACAGGAGAATAGAACTTGTCATTATAAAATCATCTTGCAAAAGATGTATGATAATTTATAGCACTTATGCTAacatgttctttttttttttttttttttttttttttttttcaatgtgggAACTGTGAGATGATAATTGACTTCACAATGTGGGACATTTGTAAGAAGTTGATAATTGATAACCCGCCACACTTTGATTTCTAATATCCTCATCGTTATTTCCGTAGTCATTGCTTTTCTGTGTGCCTCTAGAATCTAACATGTTTTGTTCCATTTTATAGTTCCACTGTCCAGGATTCTGGCTAATGGAGCGAACAATACTCAACAGTAAAATTGTGTGTTTCGATCTAATAAAACAGGAGAACTTTGATCTGTGCAGCGAATCAAGATGTTGAAGAAGCATTCAGAAAGACTGTAGAAGTGGATAGGCTAATAGACAAACTGAGGGATTTAAATCCAATTGAAGTACGTAGATGTCTTGTTTAAATTACTTCTATCAATGATTTCCTTTTTAgcaacaaattaaacttatttgGATTTGTTTACTTGACATTGTCCTGTCTCTGTGGTATTGAGACTACAAACTAGTTATAGAAGTTATTCTATCATCATCTTAAGTAATACTAGTAATGAGTATATCTGAAAATTTGAAGATACATAGGATGAGACCAagttaatattataattttaaacgCACAAATAGCAGTAGTAAGAACAGGtctttgtttcaaatttttaagaTTCGTGAGATAAGACCGTAAAGGCAATTCTTTCAATAGCCTTTTTTCTGGTAGTGTCTGTGAAGGCCTAAGATATGTACTTaatcaattttgtatgtatGATACGAAAAAGTAAACCTGTGAATGCTATTTGAATTATCCTTTGAATTTCTATGCAGTTTCTAGTTTTCATTTTATGTAtgataatataaaattttaatcttataGAGCGTGTGGGGAAAAAGGGGTTTTGGGATATGCCTTGTTTGATTAAATATGGATTTCTTTACTTGAGACTTCAATGCAGCTTTCATTGACTTCCACCAATAAAGTTACCACTGAAATTCTTATTTGGTTATGATTTGTGAATAGCTTCAGAAGCTTGTTGTTGAAAATGTCTTGGCGTTTAACGAGGGTTTTTGGATACGGCTTGCGGCAAGAACTGATACCTGTAAATCGGAGGATGATAAAGCACGGTTTTGAACTTtgttatttctatttttatgctgatatttttgtttttgctgcTTTCCTATTCAAGTTTGTGAAAGAAGGCTTAATCTTTTGCATTCTTTTAGAAAGACTATAAGGAGTTGGCAATATCTATAATGAGCATAGTGGATTGCCTTGTCCATAAGACtaatgtgtgtatgtgtgtgtgtgtgtgtgtgtgtgtgtgtgtgtctatatatatatatatctctctctctctctctctctctctctctctctctctctttctctacacaCCATAATCCAAGGGGGATTATTCTTGTTTTGGGTTCATGCTAAATTGTAATCTCCAGTGTTTCAAATGCAGTACaagtttttattctatttttccTTTGCTTGTAGGAAAAGATAAATTCAGCTATTGATATCCTTAAAGGGGTTCTGAAACCTGTAGTGGATGATGTAGAAGAAATACGATGGCCTCCTAGAGATCCTAAGGCTCTTAAGTTAATGGAGAAAGTgagtttttctttcttctgttttgttttaatttattgctatgtttttcttttgggccAATACTTACTGTTGAATATGCAATTGGGTTGgaagaatttgatttttttttttttttgcaacctTTTGTGTACCTTTGGGGTAAATTTTAGCTTTACTTGTACTTGCTTCTCTTGCATTATTGCTTTGGCTTGATAATGATTGTATAGATGTTTACAATTTTTCCATATTTAGGAAGATGGTTTTTAGAACTAAACAAGCCTTCCTGCCTGTGTAAATTCGTCATCTGCTTTTTCTGAAATGGCTAGGCCATTAATTTAGTTTCAAATCATGTTTCATCAATTCTATTTTGGAATTAAAAAGGGCACATGTGATTGCATCTTGATAAAAATCTTTGGCATCTCCACTCCACCTAGAATCAATTGGTTTCGTTTCGTGCTGCAACTCTAACATAGTATTGGAGTGGACAATTCATCCACGTCAAATTCCATTGGATTAATATAATTGATCTATGCCTTTGGCTCTTTCTGGTCACACGTGAGGGGGCGACAGGGCGTGTTGAAAATCTAAACCACCCCCCTCCCCACATTAGGTATTTTAAACATCAATATGCAAAGTTATGGATCTCTCCACTGGTATCAAATTGGTTGGGTTCAATGctcaacaaaaacaaacagtAATATAAAGTTGTTCTTCattatattgtttgttcaatGTGTttaatctttttcctttttgatcATCAGGAAATATTCCAAAGGGAGCAAGAAGGGCAACTAGATAAAGGCTTTCTTGcataagtgataggagcatatttatgcgacttagttagcttatttccttgcatttagtgagttagtttctatttattatagtgatttaagctattttcgtatgtttgtaggtctaattgactaaagtggcaagaaagtgcaatttggagtattttggagcagttttggccttggaatggatagcacatgcttggagcaaggtcaatggacgaaattgaagttcaagaaaggctaggaatatgctaaagagatggaagaaattaattcaagacttggaagacaaggaatcagctacaaagaaggaaacatgagtcaaacttccttattttgacttagtcaatcctaatattTTCCTACTTATGTTCCAGCTACCAAAGGGATTCCTAAATATATTGGGACACCtaaatatatgttctagaaCCCTAAATCCCATTCCTAAACTCAATGCCGCACCACCTTTCCTtccccttcttctccttccttccttgtcgtgcaaggaagtccctttccctttcccaattccttgccgcacccttcttcccttttctctcttggattctgatttaattaccctttttccttgaggatttgggggATCCGAATCTTTcccaaaaacatttaattaatgccttgtcttttctctttatttttctaCAATATGCTGCAAAAACCATATTCATTCACCCCAAAAAACCACCATGCACCCATTCAACCATTGAGCCATCCCTAAACACAATTCTGCACCATTCATTCATCCCTTCACCATCCATTCAACCATTCATCCCTTCCATACACACAGCCGCACCATACATTCATTCTTCCGTCACCAAATTTCGAACCACCTATCCATCATAACCCATtatcatacacacacacacacacacaccttgtGTCGCAGATTTGCAAAGAGAAAGGAAGGAAGACCCCTTGGAGCCGTGCCTGCCATTCAAAATTGAATTGTTGgaacgttcttaggtgtatttaatcttttgttttcaatgtttaattt
This genomic stretch from Pyrus communis chromosome 2, drPyrComm1.1, whole genome shotgun sequence harbors:
- the LOC137725016 gene encoding uncharacterized protein, which translates into the protein MKLTVVLCYIGLTTSFLKKWDVVGMLQRPKPFGSSNHTGLKKRRTLICAANQDVEEAFRKTVEVDRLIDKLRDLNPIELQKLVVENVLAFNEGFWIRLAARTDTCKSEDDKKDYKELAISIMSIVDCLVHKTNEKINSAIDILKGVLKPVVDDVEEIRWPPRDPKALKLMEKEIFQREQEGQLDKGFLA